Proteins encoded by one window of Channa argus isolate prfri chromosome 1, Channa argus male v1.0, whole genome shotgun sequence:
- the LOC137125671 gene encoding ras-related protein Rab-25-like, which translates to MGTDESYNFVFKVVLIGESGVGKSNLLSRFTKNEFNHESRTTIGVEFSTRTVQVDNFTIKAQIWDTAGLERYRAITSAYYRGAVGALLVYDISKHLTYESAERWLKELYDHADPHMVVMLVGNKKDLNRVRTVPTEEARDFAEKRGLLYMETSALDSTNVEAAFNEVLTAIHKKVSSREVTRGSISAVTLSSPMGPTSEAQEERRSCCKSS; encoded by the exons ATGGGAACTGATGAGTCATACAATTTTGTCTTTAAAG TTGTTTTGATAGGAGAGTCTGGTGTGGGAAAAAGCAACCTTCTGTCTCGCTTCACCAAGAATGAGTTCAATCATGAAAGTCGTACAACCATTGGTGTCGAGTTCAGCACGCGGACTGTTCAGGTGGACAACTTCACCATAAAAGCTCAAATCTGGGACACAGCAGGGCTGGAACGCTACAGGGCTATCACCTCAGC ATATTACAGGGGAGCAGTTGGAGCCCTGTTGGTTTACGACATTAGCAAGCACCTGACATATGAAAGTGCAGAGCGATGGCTGAAAGAGTTGTACGACCACGCAGACCCTCACATGGTGGTCATGCTGGTGGGAAACAAGAAAGACCTGAACAGAGTCAGGACGGTGCCCACAGAGGAGGCCAGGGACTTCGCAG agaagagaggactTCTGTATATGGAGACATCAGCGCTGGACTCCACCAATGTTGAAGCCGCTTTTAATGAAGTCCTCACAG CCATCCATAAGAAGGTATCCAGCAGAGAGGTGACCCGTGGCTCTATCAGCGCTGTGACCCTATCCAGCCCAATGGGACCAACAAGTGAGGCACAAGAGGAGCGTAGAAGCTGCTGCAAGAGCTCCTAA
- the LOC137125663 gene encoding zinc finger protein 385D-like yields MYFGNVCHSVLQPLARPTLGRSQLSPDAKPVLPFHLLPGFADMDHIHKALIGPSFGLTSPLKRKHSSCGVCRVRFNSEAQASSHYSGTKHAKRFKSLDTPDSKIRTSEPVTKETTSPSLMSPCSQPSSSDTASGECPVPNPTSDFVLSSDVTTESVKPSSDPSLSSCERATEKEVHRHGDVEVAPEEETEEEKAIRLLYCSLCKVAVNSASQLQAHNSGTKHKTMLEARSGDGAIKSFPRTGAKSKLAAPSELSTGLQNKTFHCEICNVHVNSETQLKQHISSRRHKDRAAGKPAKPKFSPYTPTQRHQSFQTIQLALQNNQDLTKPLASCLLQRQLSVAAAATMATLPAFPLQPASHSSPAMFQSQPLPQALLHPAPGPICSTHTPVLFSPY; encoded by the exons ATGTATTTTG GTAATGTGTGTCACAGCGTTCTGCAGCCGCTGGCCCGTCCCACGCTGGGCAGGTCCCAGCTCTCCCCTGATGCGAAGCCCGTCCTCCCCTTCCACCTGTTGCCTGGATTCGCTGAT ATGGATCACATCCATAAAGCTCTGATCGGCCCAAGCTTCGGGCTAACCTCACCGCTGAAGAGAAAGCATAGTTCCTGTGGCGTCTGTCGAGTGAGGTTCAACTCTGAG GCACAGGCTTCTTCCCATTATAGTGGCACCAAACACGCAAAAAGGTTTAAATCTCTGGACACCCCAGATTCAAAGATCAGGACCTCTGAACCAGTCACCAAGGAAACCACATCGCCAAGCCTCATGTCACCCTGCTCACAGCCCTCCAGCTCTGACACAGCATCAGGAG AGTGCCCAGTCCCAAACCCTACCTCAGACTTTGTACTGTCGAGCGATGTCACTACTGAAAGTGTGAAACCATCCTCTGACCCCTCTCTGTCATCCTGCGAACGGGCAACAGAGAAAGAAGTACACAGACACGGTGATGTGGAAGTGGCTccagaggaagagacagaagaagagaaagctATACGTCTTCTCTACTGCTCCCTCTGCAAAGTGGCTGTGAATTCTGCCTCGCAGCTGCAGGCCCACAACAGTG GcacaaaacacaagacaatGCTGGAGGCTAGAAGTGGCGATGGAGCCATCAAGTCCTTCCCAAGGACAGGGGCCAAGTCCAAGTTGGCTGCACCATCTGAGTTGTCAACTGGACTCCAGAACAAAACTTTCCACTGTGAGATTTGCAATGTGCATGTCAACTCTGAGACTCAGCTTAAACAG CACATCAGCAGTAGAAGACACAAGGATAGAGCAGCAGGTAAACCAGCCAAGCCTAAATTCAGTCCCTACACTCCCACCCAGCGTCATCAGAGTTTCCAGACA ATCCAGCTGGCTCTACAGAACAACCAAGATCTGACCAAACCTCTGGCCTCGTGTCTCCTACAACGTCAActctctgttgctgctgctgccacaatGGCAACACTGCCTGCCTTCCCTCTGCAGCCTGCCTCACATTCAAGCCCAGCAATGTTTCAGAGTCAGCCACTCCCCCAGGCACTTCTGCATCCAGCCCCTGGACCCAtctgttccacacacacaccggtTCTGTTTTCCCCGTACTGA